One genomic window of Halorhabdus sp. CBA1104 includes the following:
- a CDS encoding phosphate uptake regulator PhoU yields METRKVQVTGGSTYTVSLPKGWATENEVSAGSIVEFHSEEDFLLLSPRDEEERTRGVLDVSGLTAETELTRAVMTMYVSGFDIIELEAARITAAQRRIVRDATQGLVGLEVIEETGERVVLQDLLDSSELSVHNAITRMRLVSLTMTEDAVMALVENDADLAQDVRERDDDVDRLWYMVSRVFRTVLRDPTTATEIGFPRETVFDYQSAARQLERIADHADKIAGIASEIGDVPSEEAQALDELREIAVSVPETAMDALLADDSDEAVELANEARSRIPEVDREARDVDNLIREFDDPQRAHRLGLIVDSLSRTADYGSNIAESALQKAAPRPS; encoded by the coding sequence ATGGAGACCCGCAAGGTCCAGGTGACGGGCGGCTCGACGTATACCGTCTCGCTTCCCAAAGGATGGGCGACAGAGAACGAGGTCAGTGCGGGCAGCATCGTCGAATTCCACTCTGAGGAGGATTTCCTGTTGCTCTCGCCGAGGGACGAGGAAGAGCGAACCCGAGGGGTCCTCGACGTGAGCGGGCTGACGGCCGAGACCGAACTGACACGGGCGGTCATGACGATGTACGTCAGTGGGTTCGACATCATCGAACTGGAAGCGGCGCGGATCACTGCCGCCCAGCGCCGGATCGTCCGGGACGCGACCCAGGGCCTGGTCGGGCTGGAAGTCATCGAGGAGACCGGCGAGCGGGTCGTCTTGCAGGACTTGCTCGATTCGTCGGAGTTGTCGGTCCACAACGCGATTACGCGGATGCGGTTGGTCTCGCTGACGATGACCGAGGACGCTGTGATGGCCCTCGTCGAGAACGACGCCGATCTCGCCCAGGACGTCAGGGAGCGCGACGACGACGTCGACCGCTTGTGGTACATGGTCTCGCGGGTGTTTCGGACGGTGCTACGTGATCCGACCACCGCCACCGAGATTGGGTTCCCGCGGGAGACGGTTTTCGACTATCAGTCTGCTGCCAGGCAACTCGAACGGATCGCCGACCACGCCGACAAGATTGCCGGGATCGCCAGCGAGATCGGCGACGTTCCATCAGAGGAGGCACAAGCGCTCGACGAACTCCGTGAAATCGCCGTTTCCGTCCCCGAGACCGCGATGGACGCGCTGCTGGCCGATGACTCCGACGAGGCGGTCGAACTCGCGAACGAAGCCCGGAGCCGGATCCCAGAGGTCGATCGAGAGGCCCGTGACGTGGACAATCTCATCCGCGAGTTCGACGACCCACAGCGTGCCCATCGCCTCGGGCTCATCGTCGACTCGTTGTCCCGGACGGCCGACTACGGGAGCAACATCGCCGAGAGCGCACTGCAAAAGGCCGCACCGCGGCCGTCGTAG